DNA from Vespa velutina chromosome 23, iVesVel2.1, whole genome shotgun sequence:
AGAAGTCACGTTCTCGTATCTAACAAATCGCATTGGTTAATACGGCCAACGCATTATATGCGTCTGCCCGCACTCCATTTATGctttgataataaagaaactaGCTTATCGTATCGTGAAAATGTTTCATGCGAATATTACACATTGAATAAATAGTGACAAacatagatttttttctaaaatgaatttttatcttctataatattattaaaagtcaCATActtcatgtgtgtgtgtgtgttaagattttttaaagttatataatttgttttttatacacgaaaaaaatatatatataattataaaatcttttatttcgtatggacaaaaaaaaaaaaaaaagaagaagaagataaattataattaattaacatgtATCATTAATTTCTCTGCTAATAATACCATCCTCGATGCAATTATATTAGCATAAGTAATACTATAACtttcatattatatcatttttatatacatgaaaaagaaaatgaaaagtaaaattgtATTAGTATTAATTGACGTCCATTATTAATTTCACAGCTAATAATACCATTCACttgtatattgatattaatttggCACGTGGTCGAATCTAatcaacaaatatattattaatttctcacCTAATAATGCCATCCTCGATGTAAACGTCACTATCGATTATACCATCCTCGTTAACAACTTTTCCATTCTTGATCAATAATCGATTCTGCGCGctctggaaaaagaaaaaaaaaacaaataaattaagaattatgattattaaaatgattagaaaagaaaaaaaaattaaataaaacggataaagaatgaaatgataaaaaaaaaaaaaagaaagtgaccAAAAAAAGTACGATAAAAATCCTAATTCGAGAGTGTACCcttacgatatatttaatatacgtacacatacatatatacaagagATTATGGTTGCGCCCCCGTCCTTGATATTCGTTTGTAGGCTGTTTCGAGCACGTCCGGTTGCGTCGATTAGTATGCGCGCATTACTAtagatataatgtattatgGCAGGGTATATCAATCGGTGTGCGCGTCTGTGTATGATTCTATAAGAGTAGAATTgtgaacgcgcgcgcgcaacaCGCACTTCCGGCCAATACCAAATTATAAGGGCGTACACGCGTAGTACGAGTACGGCGTTCGATAAGCGTTCAACAAACTTGTTTTTACCTACTCTTATCTCGTCTagtattttagaaaaaatgattCCACCTTCCTAGATATTTCCAATCGATAAATGGATTGATAATATGGCATTGATTGTATTCAATTGACAGataaatatactattttttgtttttcttcttataagtAGACAGATTTTATCTGAAATTTTATCAGTTAAGTAAGatataatgaaaagtaaattaCTTATTCAtcttagataaaaattaaatttaaaagcatttaaataaaataaaaattattttatatcaatatatattgtagGAGTAATGTTTACTTTCCAGATGAGAGTATCATATTTATAGACGATAAATAACTTTAatcttaaaaatgaaagagataattCCACTGCTCATAAAgaatttgaattatataagtataacaTTAGAGAGAATGAATCGATGATTGTCATTAAcaatttagatataaatagaaagaaatatgtacGCTGTTAAGACTTACGACTAatcgtaggaaaaaaaaaagggggaagttAAATGGAAAGAATGAATGGGGGTGAAACCAAGAGCAAGGggttaaaaataaagagcTCGGTCGCAAAAACACGTATGCacgcataaaaagaaaaaaagaaaacgtaggCGACGCGTCGTTCCTTTGAATGGGCGCTTATTTTTTCGACGAGTACCACACCATGAGTTCGGCAagggaaagatgaaaaagggggaagagaaagagggatgatGATtcaaagaagaagcagaagaggGAAAGTGCTGAAAAAGGACAATCCAACTGTTTTCGTCCCCTggtgagaaggaggaggaagaggagtaaAGGGTGGTGGTGGCTTTTAAAACCGCTAGCTTTTGTTTCCTCGTGTCCCTTTTTCACTATCCACTTTGTCCCTCTTTTATCGTTCCCTAACGTCACGGCCTTTTTCCACTTTCGAGCAAATCATAAAAACTTTTCAAACGATTTCTAACGATAAGCGACAAAAGATATTCTTTCATCGGCgcattagatttattttcaaatgtgaattttcgaaagagaaacacgcaagtttttctttcgtatgaCTTCCCTGTCATCCTCGAAAAGCTTTCGCTCATTAAATCACACATATGCGTTTCATGTGTCAGAGAGAAGATCGTTTCTTACGATATTTTCAGTCTAACGTCGGAGCTTAAAATACGTCTCACGTagacaaacacacacacacacacacacacacacacacacacacacatgctgAAAAGCAGCAGCCTTGGTGAACccttcgagaagaaaaaaaaaaaagaaaaagaaaaaaaaaggctcACGCGGGTTCGGTTCATGCTTTATCCTCTAAACACATTGGTAAAACAGATTGAACATATTCGAAACGATTTGTCTCTTCGTTtgtgctttttctctctttctctctgtttctctttctcgctgtACTAAATCTCATGCATTAATTTTGTGCATTCGTtcgatccaaaaaaaaaaaaccttttttAAAACTAGATCGATGATTATATAGCCTTCGCATGTTCCCTTTCGAAACACGATAAGGTCTGTTATCACAAGTAAATTGCTACCATGATCGAATCGCGAATCTATAGTTTCATCGTGTCGGATCGTACCACATCGCAGagataaaaatacttttgcgAATTACGCATTTAGATCCACCTAACATTTACGAGAGCTTCGTGAACTCTTCTCGATCtataaatcctttttttcttttttctttcctttctttttcttcttcttcttcatagtTTCGATGGAAGATAACAGATCTTATCTCaccagtttttctttttcttttttcttttatttaattagacttgtttaaattcatatatatttttttttttctattagaattaaacatattaatcatttttgatattatgcACACCTACActgcatatatgtatctatatatgtacatccGTCGCATATCGTGTTCATTAAGGTCAAGAAAAGTAACTAACggctcttttctctctttctctctctcttctctatctcatCAGAAGaacagaaattttcttttagaacTTGTATCGAAAGAACTAGACTCTATTACCATTAATGAGAGAATCTTACAAACTTGCTTAGTAGGAGAGCTAAGTGGTTCGCGTGCATAAACATATGTCCTGATTTTATCTTTGGGAGGGGGAaaggggggaggagggaggaaagGGATCGAatcaaaagtaaatattacgAAACATTGCAATTTACATTATTGTGCAAAATGTGTCCACAAAGTATTCATTCAGTACATAcacgtgtatgtacatatacatacatacatacatacatacatatgtatatatatatatatatacctgtgttcttcgatcttttcaaaagaaaatataagtcAACAAGTGTTGTTAACAAAGTAACAGTAGCTTCGTACGTgtaccatatatataaaaatgcaaaacCATACATTTCAATGGTGAGAATTCCTTGACATAATGAAGTAACGATTTCAAAGAAGAAGACTCTTAGTTACATTTTCCTCGTTGACGCGTGTAAATATGTAAACGGGTCGGGTAAGACAACTGTTCTTTGCTTTGATCTAGTTTCATTATCCTAAATGCAATAAATTCAGGAAACAGCAGACATAGATCACACCTGGCTTAACCGTATTATTCCGtgcatctatttatattttccaaataACGTTTTTTTACGAATAGTAATTTCGAAACGAAAATCCCTAGGAGATATCGATTTGACGTGTTGTTGTGATacgtaaaaattgataaacgggaaaaagaaaaaaacaaaaaaaaaaggaaacataacaatgacatacaaaaaaaaacatcgatAATACATAACAATAATGTGCAGTATtcagaatatatattaaacgaagTTTCTTTGGTGTGAATGacttttcaaaaaaatctttgataatatattgcatgtaatatattattcatattgatAGAGTGCAGTATTGGAACGTATGCTAAACAATGTCTTTAATATGAATGACTTTTACAAATCTGGAATAATATATCACAAGTGACAATATCCGTAGTAACGCAAATgacaatattttgtttattctaaGAGGGGAGGGGCGGGGGAGGGAGGAGACAacagcaacaaaaaaaaagatttatttccaATACTGTTTGTACCACTCACACAATGTTTAAAGAAAGTTGAAATAGGATAATTAAGTTACATGAACGTAGACGTAACGTTGTTTACTGACACGCATCTcgtttatatatgcatatacatacatatatatatatatatatatatatatatatatatatatacctacagaTATATAATCCGAAGCTGACGCGTTTTTCCGACTTTAGGTCGAAGCAGTGTCGACGAACTATTGATTCGCGCACGGGAGAGCTGGCCGTGTTCTCGGTTAGAGAAGCAGTGCCGTATTATTTTCCAGGGCCATGGAAAATCCACCCacgcaattatttttttgcaatCTCATTTATTCTTTCGCCATATCGCATATGTGGGGGAAGGGGAAGAGATAAAgggtatatgtacgtatatacacggAAAATTAAATCAGATAGTTACGGTTGAAAATCGAGACGAttgcatatacatgtatgcattTACATATACTCGCATTTATATCAGTTGAAGCTTGAATTATaaggagagggagggggagtctatttgttataaagaaaggaaaaaaaaaaaaagaaaaagaaaagaggaaagaatagaaaagaaaatggtatTAGGGTCAAAGAACCTTGcacttttcaatatatatatatatatatatatataaaaaaaagaaaagaaaatgtatagcGAATTACTATTTcccgttatattattatacgacCGTTCTACTACTCCTCATCttccctcctcttcctccttctcctcctactcctcaatcccttcttctattttcttttacacttATGGTGTCTGCTTCCTTCCACGAGATAGAGACTGGCGCGAGCACCAAGACAACTCGGATCAATAAGCCACCAACCTTCCGATTGCCGTAGTGATGcgacaaaaattaaaatttttcgtttctttttgaaCGAACAACGCTTTTGTTTCATCTTTTAAactaataaatgataattttttttctttccttttttatatatatatatatatatggaaaattttattacgattcGATAACGTGttaatttaaacgatataGGCTAGAGAGTCTAAttaatatctacatatatcaaattatatgttaaatatatatgtatatattaagggaacaattatatatgaaaattaaattaacaaaatacgatcgtgaaaaaattgtaattaatacttGGGTGTAAACTGAAGTTGAATGTAATTGACGTTcataaagtaattaattttaacgcCATCATACTTTTTTGATAATGCCATTATCAAAAAAGTATGGTGACGTTCGTATGACATAAGAagacaagaaaatataatatatatttatatatatatatatatatatatatatatatatatatatatatacaatttgttACTTATTACATATGATTTACATAGAATATGAAATATCGTTTACCGGTATagtattaatacaatatatacgaagaaactaaaataaataatcgaagtGAGGCGATTTCAAGGATAGATAGCGCCGCCTTCTCTCCCTTGCCAccgtcaaagaaaaaaaagaaaaaaaaaaaaagaagaaagatgaaacgATTCTAAGAAGTTGCCAAgttccctccttttttttttgtttttttcttttctactaaCCTGCAGGTGGATGGGCACTTTCTTCACCGGCGTGCTCATCTTCTCAGATGTAATATCGGTATTTGAGAGAAACGTGTTTCTCTTCGTGTCTAAAAAtaccgagagaaagaaagagtgagacagagaaagatttaAGTTTTTactttgtatttataaaagtgaaagaaaaagattttctatcaCCACCGCGTCAATTGTAACGTTAGAGGTTAAAACGACACAAGCTCGTACTCTCGAGTCAGAAATGCGACTGCGGAGCGATAGACGACGCACTTAACGTGCGCTCTTCAACCGGTTCCCCCACTATTTTCCTTCGTAACGTCACGTGACCCAACAGTCCCTTCCTTTACTAGCGCGAATATTTGAATCATTGTTTTGCATTTTCCCTTCGAATATAATCGATGATATTCCGCAGGATATATTAGCGACATCTgttgattttatttacttcattATTAAGCGTTCTCGATATTTCGTTACCTTCTGCagtaaataaatcgaattattaataaattaatcttcaATCAAGTATCATAAGAAATTATagttgtaattaataattaatcgattagtattttcaagaaacattaaatattgaataattattgttatttccaataataaaagaaaataaatcattcaatatttaatgtcgatattcatattattttttcaatgtcCGATTCGACTCTTTTTCCCGCCTTTTTATGATGAAAAGATATATCTTCAAGCATGGCTGTACGATTGCACGTTAACGATGATTTacacgaagaaaaggaatctGTTATACATTTAATGCCTTGTAAAATACATGGCGATGGACCAGCTAAtgtttcatccttttttcaaCCATACATACGCAAAATAGATAATGAAAGTAAGTTTTAGTTATTTCATTTGCCtcttaatttacatataaatttaaaatgactctaataataataatattttatagattacaATATTTCATTCCGTGGATATCCActtcaaggaaaaaaaatcaagattcCTAGTGATTATAAAGGTATAATCTTTTTTGAACATAAGAAACCGGATGCTGAAAATATGCAACGTAACTTGTATTCGAACGGGAGCTTCTCAGAATTTACATATTGGAATTATGACAAAATACCATCTAAAAATGATGCCTTAGCAGCAGCATTAGATTGGATCGACATAGCAGAGGCAGTAAGATTttcataaaatgaattaattacttaataacataattgtgATAACCACGTCGTTGCATTTTTCAGCTTCATGGTACAGATATATAgcagaattttttaaagaataagcTAGTTTTATGGAAATGTTAAATAcacttattaaattttttacttttgatataaaaatataaaataaagagattcTCGAAATTGAATTGCAAATTACTTTATTCTATAGACGTCAAAGTATGatacttatattaataaagtgtaggtatacatattttaaatattttacaattgtcTTATCATCAGTTATAAGCGCATCTTAAGTCAAATGTTATTACATATTGAATCTATCAAACTGACCAAGATGAAAAAGATgcaaattatttcgttatcaAGATAATgtgtttacaattttataactttttggAGCTTATTGAGATTTGCTGGTATTactacatataatatatgatgttttatatttaaatatgtttgtACCTCTTCAAGAGTGAAAAAATGTCAGTACCactaagaaaaatatcaaaattactGCCTCTAATTGTAACAATCTGCATTGCATATATCACTCTGTGTGTAATATATGATGCTTTAACAAAAGTTCAGTATGTTAGCTAATCTACATAAAGAATAACATAGTATATACTATTTTTAgcaatgtatataattattatgtaaatacgtatttAATGTGACATTTCATTTATGTCTAATAATCCAATCTAATTAGTGGCAGTGCTATTAAAGGTACAAAGTGgtacaataatatttccaGACAAAAAActcattcatatttatatttacaatatttgtaACTTTTTACCCAATGGAATctattaagatattttattaatacagaAGTTGCAGTCAAAGCTTTGATAAAagatacatattacatatactgCTAAGCTAACTATTTAGatgaatatcaaataatatctgCTTTCAGTTTTatcataaagttaataatttctataagaattatttacaatagcttaaataatttttaatgaaaaattaatctaaaGATAGCCTTGTTCATTTTAGTTTTTAATGTCTATATGGATAATAAAACATTGcagcataaaaagaaaattctgaaTTTTACTGTTTAGTTTCaagcaaaataaatatacttttttgtaACTACAAGTGCATATAATTGatagatgatttttttttatgattaaaacATGATCATATAATGTTCGATCGAGATATGTTTCAAAAAGACCTACCATCCTTCTTTAAAAACTTTGTAAGAAgatcaatcaattttattttacttctttgGGATGATAAAGTATTTGATAacagttttcatttttacatctGCTTTCAAAAGTTACAAATTCTTTgttaaaacataataaatagaaaacattTCGAATAACTTCATGagtaaattttgtaataagaattttataaaagtacatGTAAAGTGTCAgaatttaaatagatataaataactaTTTATAGGAGTATCAATTcaatagatacatatttaatgtattatcCATAATTTTGACATTTCTAAAACCCTGTACAAATCGGGgctctaataaataaattactaaATATCAAAACACGTATTGAGAACGTGATTTTATCGTAggcaatataaaaaatggtAATAAACAGTCTTTATCATTTGTCATATCAATAACAAAGATTCAAAGTAAACAacttcttaatatatatatatatatatatttatatatatatatatatatatatgtatgtatatactgtaTGTGCTTTGGTTTACGCAGTCAACTATTTCTGTACATTTAGGAAATTACtagtatgtatttttaatacagacattgaataaaataattttatattattaataaatatttgtaaaaagaacTTATGAAAAGGTGCCTAATTCATTTGCCTGGTCCTGATGATATTTATTCTGATCTTGTTGTTGCTTGATAAAAGCACTGAGTCTATTCAATAGAAATTGTTTATCATGACCCTCTAAaactaattgattttttaatactgTAACCATGTGCTTATTCGCTATAGATACTgcataatagtaatataaaagcaaaacaaGGATAACAAAAGCTGGTATTCCAAAACCAGCAGTTcctaagaaaaaaagtatagatTGCAGCCAATAAGGAAATtgtgaaaaagtaaaaattaacaatgtcCAAACAGATTCTAAGCCTCTGAATGGCCCACAAGACTTTGAAGGCATAATTTCAGCTATGGAATATCCAACTGGAATTACagctaaaataaaagatattaataaaataaacataaaaaatgaattggaTTGACTTGCTCTGTATACTTTACTTGATGGTGTACAATTCACTAAGCAAGcaaacttttttatatagaataataaaaaggtacCGATTACAGCTACCATTGGCAATAAAGGTGCAAAAAAACAACCAAGCCAACAAATTGCTTGCGAATATACAATGTCCAATACATGTTTGCTTAAGTCAAATTCTTGCTCACCTACAAATcgtagtattttattttctgtatGACGTGCTAAAAGAGACCTAgggaaattaatgaaaaatgtcaTAAAGAATTGTACAAAGAAATCTGTGGTGTACAATTTAAAGAATTGTTGACCAACAAATGTCTCCCAGCAAAGTAGTTCTCTGATTTCATTATTTGTACATTCTGTATCAGACACTCTAAGTGATACGATTTTGTAAAAAGATGTTAACAATACGATCAAAGAAGAAAGCCTTAAAAAAATAGTACGAAATAATGTTATACGTATAACAAGCAATGGACTATAATTTTCCAAGGctattaaatatcgaaataaaaatggaactGCAATATTGAGAGCAACAATGCAAATATATggaagaaattcaaaaaataaatgcacAATCTCATGAAGAGGAGTGTATCTAATATCGTTATGTTGTCCTTCTTCCGAATACAACGTAActtgatcgaaagaaaattctattatgtaataaataaatgtaccaCAGCcacttaatattaataaaactaatatattAACTACAAAACGTAAGGCAaacaatttcgttttttcttctcgcgtACGATTTTGCCTTTCTTCCTCCAATCTCTCTGCCTCTAAAAATCCTTTCATTTCATTGTGCAAAGCCTTATGTTTAACAGCTgcagatttttcattttgaatgcAATAATCCCATCCTCCAAAAACTAAATtacaatattgataaaattgtcCCTCACCTTCAACAACTCTTTCCTTAAAACTTTTAGCAGCTGATCTGACAATTGCCACTAAACTGATAAtaaaaacagtaataatagcacaaatatatgataatggTAAATTATAACGAATGGAAGAACCATCTGCACCATAGATCTTGTGCGTAAATGAGCCATAAAATAACAATGTGTATTCTAAAATCCTATTGGTATTCTCAGTTGTGTTCCAATATAATTCAGAACAACAAGATACACttgcattattattagataaacaCATATCCTTTTCCGTTTCTTCCAACAATATTGTTGGCAatataatgaaacaaaatatgattaaaaataaaactgtgTTCAAATACATTAAccatttgataaataaaaaatatgctaCAATGCCCATCCCAAAATTGCCACCAATCTTTTTCATACTATCATTCCAAAGCTCCATTTTTGAATAAGCTTCTTTCATTCTTGCACGGAATTGTTGCCAAACTTTTCTATGCTGCCACTTTAATTGGTCGAATCCTTGTAATCTCAACTTTGTTGCACTCtaagtaatatttatactttcattaataatcatatcatcttatttaattaacattaaataaacattgaaaatatgttattaaaaGGATGATTAAAGATATACCTGTAActgattttttaattgtatcttTTGTGTCATGGATACAGGCATAGATTTAATCTGCATTATTTCTTCCCATGTGCGTTCTTCATTAGATAAATTCTCAGATAAATCTGGTAACATAGAAACTGCTGCATCATGAATATTCGTTGACATACGTCTCGCAGTACTAGTACCACGTGATCTGGTACTAGTACGTCTTCTCAAAGTTGTTTTTGTGTCATTACATATACGCTTAGCTGTGgctacaattaaaatataatttatcaaataatattgtttaatcttcaaaacagaagaaataaagaaagaaagaaaaaaaaaaaaaaaaacgaataacaaagaaacctatagaattttataaattgatatttctcTTACCGACACGAGATTTTTTGCTGGGAAGTAAAGTTGCGATATGAGAAGGATCTCTTATTGCTTGTTGTAAATCAGCTTCTATTGCTGCAGGATAACTTTCTTGATAAAATTCAGCACCAGCTTCTTCCCATCCTTGTGCCCTATCACAGccacgtttctttctttctccaccagacattttttaatttgtcaaaaatatttcgaattttattatcaatatttttctaatctttggAAATATCACGGCTCATAAAAATTATGAGGTTATAATACTGGCAAGTGTATTAATGCAATGAAATAAGTTGTCATTACTATACTTATTGTATGACATCCAAtcttcataattatatataattatggagaagaatgtttatattttatagcatTAATTgtcgaataaaatgtttatgcTGAAAAGAACAAAccacaatttatattatcttcacTGGCACTACGTTTGATATACATTTAACAAATGCATATGTacttatcaatataattaaacaaacaattaaatcgcagaaattatatcattcttattgaaagataagataatctttataaatacaagtttgattaaaataatagctTATCATTGAGAAATGTGTAATTCATTACTCATTGAGCATACAAATCTGATATCTAAGCGTTCCCACATATAATTTTCGATCCTTGATGcataaagatataattttagaactatgttataattaaaacgttAAATATGATCATACCgttgtatatttaatacttgGTTTCTCACATATCTTACTatcgaaaatgattaaaaagttGAACGAATATCGAACAAAGTAACACAGTGGCATCTTGTTTTCGCCATACGTCAAATTGGTGACGAGAAGTAGgtattaaacaaaaagaatataaagctTTTATCAAGAATCTTATAGAGAGGTGAACTCGCTTGTTCATAACcaattgaagaaaagaaaaaacaagttaAGCATTGAATAGGTTATTCCTAGAGGACATATTTGTCACGAAATTCAAAGACTTACTCTGATTGGACGATACGTTACATTACATCAATGCACATTGatattcgaattatatatttctttttaaatatcgtttacaattatcattaaaaaaacaatataatacaataaaaaaaaaacatgttcACTTATTGAAGTATATAAGTTTTCATATACATTGTATCCTGTTTTCTTATAACTAAaatattgattgattgatttatttatttatttatttatttattgaaaaaaaattcttaaataaatatatgtaagcaataaattaattttcatttatcttttataagcagatagacaatattttttgtaattgtaGCATTGATTATTacaagaataagaaataataatttatagaaagCCGATTCTTGCagattgatttaatatatatgcattatatatcattaatttttgtgtacaatatatgtattacatacCACATCGGGATATCAGTTGTACACTATTAATACATTACTGTCAGATTACTAATAAGttagattaaataatatctgaaGTAATAAACAACAACATAaaatcaaaaaggaaaaaataccTCCAAAAATTACAttctaataacaaaattaaagcGAAATTTCTTAGGTTTTACATTATAacttaaaataacaaattttttgtaaTCAAAAAACATCTATGAAAACCAAATCgagatacattttatttcgagatatttaacgaattaaaaaataattttaatgctGTCGATTACCCCAGCCTCTTCCACGATTATAACCGTCACGTTGACAATTACTTCGATTGGAATTATTGCCAGTTTGATTCCATCCACCTTGAACTCTACCTGAAT
Protein-coding regions in this window:
- the LOC124956766 gene encoding transmembrane channel-like protein 7, which encodes MSGGERKKRGCDRAQGWEEAGAEFYQESYPAAIEADLQQAIRDPSHIATLLPSKKSRVATAKRICNDTKTTLRRRTSTRSRGTSTARRMSTNIHDAAVSMLPDLSENLSNEERTWEEIMQIKSMPVSMTQKIQLKNQLQSATKLRLQGFDQLKWQHRKVWQQFRARMKEAYSKMELWNDSMKKIGGNFGMGIVAYFLFIKWLMYLNTVLFLIIFCFIILPTILLEETEKDMCLSNNNASVSCCSELYWNTTENTNRILEYTLLFYGSFTHKIYGADGSSIRYNLPLSYICAIITVFIISLVAIVRSAAKSFKERVVEGEGQFYQYCNLVFGGWDYCIQNEKSAAVKHKALHNEMKGFLEAERLEEERQNRTREEKTKLFALRFVVNILVLLILSGCGTFIYYIIEFSFDQVTLYSEEGQHNDIRYTPLHEIVHLFFEFLPYICIVALNIAVPFLFRYLIALENYSPLLVIRITLFRTIFLRLSSLIVLLTSFYKIVSLRVSDTECTNNEIRELLCWETFVGQQFFKLYTTDFFVQFFMTFFINFPRSLLARHTENKILRFVGEQEFDLSKHVLDIVYSQAICWLGCFFAPLLPMVAVIGTFLLFYIKKFACLVNCTPSSKVYRASQSNSFFMFILLISFILAVIPVGYSIAEIMPSKSCGPFRGLESVWTLLIFTFSQFPYWLQSILFFLGTAGFGIPAFVILVLLLYYYYAVSIANKHMVTVLKNQLVLEGHDKQFLLNRLSAFIKQQQDQNKYHQDQANELGTFS
- the LOC124956770 gene encoding ribonuclease H2 subunit C isoform X1, whose translation is MAVRLHVNDDLHEEKESVIHLMPCKIHGDGPANVSSFFQPYIRKIDNENYNISFRGYPLQGKKIKIPSDYKGIIFFEHKKPDAENMQRNLYSNGSFSEFTYWNYDKIPSKNDALAAALDWIDIAEAILHNSNIKAKQG
- the LOC124956770 gene encoding ribonuclease H2 subunit C isoform X2 produces the protein MAVRLHVNDDLHEEKESVIHLMPCKIHGDGPANVSSFFQPYIRKIDNENYNISFRGYPLQGKKIKIPSDYKGIIFFEHKKPDAENMQRNLYSNGSFSEFTYWNYDKIPSKNDALAAALDWIDIAEALHGTDI